A window from Luteolibacter flavescens encodes these proteins:
- a CDS encoding DmsC/YnfH family molybdoenzyme membrane anchor subunit, with product MPGTLQRLPAIPASRKADPHPSTEVRTLIDQLIAEQKTLQTPIARYSDYHDAAPDLAEHYRTLIPLTKPREGEQYAFEVALDRCTGCKACVSACHSLNGLDDEEAWRDVGMIHGGSATPGWQQTVTTACHHCEDPGCMNGCPVGAYEKDRDTGIVRHLDDQCIGCSYCILKCPFDVPKYSAKRGIVRKCDMCHQRLAEGEAPACVQSCPTEAIRIVKVRTGASAIPQDFLPGAPDPTITRPTTRYVGREVPQGAIAADREALVPEHAHWPLVLMLMLTQAGVGMLLGGIGMGNTATAILGNVLFFAGMGASLLHLGQPLKAWRFFLGLRTSWLSREILAFSMFAPVPMVIAALPFAPDFPYKDLTARIAALSAPPLGLLAVFTSVMIYHDTRRTSWRFPLTAARFFGTVASFAALGHALASPSPLAMMLFALAVIAKIIPEARIAHLANDRNAPWSPDLHTARLQRGPLGRIYEGRMILAITAVAVALIQPWLSLPLLLIAELLERQLFFQSVHAPKMPGNFGPRRHH from the coding sequence GTGCCCGGCACCCTCCAGCGCCTGCCCGCGATCCCCGCCTCCCGGAAGGCGGACCCGCACCCGTCCACGGAGGTCCGCACGCTGATCGACCAGCTCATCGCGGAGCAGAAGACGCTGCAAACCCCCATCGCCCGCTACTCCGACTACCACGATGCCGCGCCGGACCTGGCCGAGCACTATCGCACGCTGATCCCGCTGACGAAGCCCCGCGAGGGCGAGCAGTATGCCTTCGAGGTCGCGCTCGACCGCTGCACCGGCTGCAAGGCCTGCGTCTCCGCATGCCACTCGCTCAATGGACTGGATGACGAGGAAGCATGGCGCGATGTCGGCATGATCCATGGCGGCAGCGCGACGCCCGGCTGGCAGCAGACCGTCACCACCGCCTGCCACCACTGCGAGGACCCCGGCTGCATGAATGGCTGCCCGGTCGGCGCGTATGAAAAGGACCGCGACACCGGCATCGTCCGTCATCTGGATGACCAGTGCATCGGCTGCTCCTACTGCATCCTCAAGTGCCCCTTCGACGTGCCGAAGTACTCGGCGAAGCGCGGCATCGTCCGCAAGTGCGACATGTGCCACCAGCGCCTCGCGGAGGGAGAAGCTCCCGCGTGCGTGCAGTCCTGCCCGACCGAGGCCATCCGCATCGTGAAGGTAAGGACCGGCGCGAGTGCCATCCCGCAGGATTTCCTCCCCGGCGCGCCGGACCCCACGATCACCCGGCCTACCACCCGCTATGTCGGGCGCGAGGTGCCGCAGGGCGCCATCGCCGCCGATCGCGAGGCGCTGGTGCCGGAGCACGCGCACTGGCCGCTTGTCCTGATGCTCATGCTCACGCAGGCAGGCGTCGGCATGCTGCTCGGTGGCATTGGCATGGGAAACACCGCCACCGCCATCCTGGGAAACGTGCTCTTCTTCGCAGGCATGGGGGCCTCGCTGCTCCACCTCGGCCAGCCGCTGAAGGCGTGGCGGTTCTTCCTCGGCCTGCGCACTTCGTGGCTGTCCCGGGAGATCCTGGCTTTCTCCATGTTCGCGCCTGTCCCCATGGTCATCGCCGCGCTGCCCTTTGCGCCCGATTTTCCTTACAAGGATCTTACCGCCCGCATCGCCGCGCTCTCGGCTCCGCCCCTCGGCCTGCTCGCCGTCTTCACCAGCGTGATGATTTACCACGATACCCGTCGTACTTCGTGGCGCTTCCCGCTCACCGCCGCACGCTTCTTCGGCACCGTGGCCTCCTTCGCCGCCCTCGGTCATGCGCTAGCGTCCCCGTCGCCGCTCGCCATGATGCTCTTCGCCCTCGCCGTGATCGCGAAAATCATCCCCGAAGCCCGCATCGCCCATCTCGCCAATGACCGCAATGCCCCGTGGTCGCCCGACCTCCACACCGCGAGACTCCAGCGCGGCCCGCTCGGCCGGATCTACGAAGGCCGCATGATCCTCGCGATCACCGCCGTCGCCGTCGCGTTGATCCAGCCATGGCTGTCGCTGCCTCTGCTTCTGATCGCGGAACTCCTCGAACGTCAACTCTTCTTCCAAAGCGTCCACGCCCCGAAGATGCCCGGAAACTTCGGGCCACGTCGGCATCATTAG